GGCCGGGTGGGATTGCATCTGCCCGCCCATGGCGGCCATGCCTGCCATCTGGCTGTGGTCCATGCCGGCCATGCTGCCATGGTCCATTCCGGCCATCTGGCTATGGTCCATGCCAGCCATGCTGCCGTGATCCATGCCCATGTCGTCCATGCCGATCAGCGGGCGTGGGTCGACCTCGGGCACCGGGGCGCTCAGGCCTTCGCGCACGGCCAGGGTGCCGCGGGCGTAGCCGGTGCGGTCCATGGACTGGGCGAAGATGGTGTAGGCCTCGGCGCTGGCCGGCTCGACTATCACGTCATAGGTTTCCGCCACGGCGATGCGCAGTTCGTCGACGCTGACCGGCTCCACGTGCAGCCCGTCGGCGGCCACCACGGTCATCTTCAGGCCGGGGATGCGCACGTCGAAATAGCTCATGGCCGAGCCGTTGATGAAGCGCAGGCGCAGTTTCTCGCCCGGCTTGAACAGGCCTGTCCAGTTGCCATTGGGCGCCTGGCCGTTCATCAGGTAGGTGTAGGTATAACCGCTGACATCGGCCAGGTCGGTGGGGCTCATCTTCATCTCGGCCCACATCTTGCGGTCGGCCACCGCGGCCGCCCAACCCTGCTCGCTGACGTCGTCGATGAAGTCACCGACCGTGCGCTTGTGGAAGTTGTAGTAGTCCGACTGCTTCTTCAGCTTGGCCATCAAGCGATTCGGGTCTTCATCGGTCCAGTCGGTGAGCATCACCACGTAGTCGCGGTCGTACTGGAAGGGTTCCGGCTCCTTGGCGTCGATGACGATAGCCCCATAGACCCCGGCCTGCTCCTGCAGCCCCGAGTGGCTGTGGTACCAGTAGGTGCCGTTCTGCTGCACCTTGAACCGGTACTCGTACATGCCATCGGGTGCGATGCCGTGGAAGCTCAGGCCCGGCACGCCATCCATGTTGGCCGGCAGGATGATGCCGTGCCAGTGGATCGAGGTGTCTTCGCTCAGGCGGTTGCGCACCCGCAGGGTCACGGTGTCGCCTTCGCGCCAGTGCAGGATGGGGCCCGGCAAGCTGCCGTTGATGGTCATCGCGGTGCGGGCCTTGCCGGTGATGTTCACCGGGCTCTCGCCGATGAACAGCTCGAAGTCGGTGCCCGCCAGCACGGTCGGCTGGCCAGGGCTGGTGACGGCCCACACCGGTGTGCGCCACAGGCCCAGTCCGGCCAGCAGGCCGCCGGCGGTCAGGCCTTTGACGAATGTTCGCCTCGAGGTTTTCGCTTGCATGTCATTCCTGTCCAATCGTTCGCGGTAAACCGGTGCTGGTGCGCAATTGCCTGCAGGCTAGAGGCAGCAGCCGAGCCAGGTGGGGCTGTTGACGCGCTGCCCCACGCTGCTCCGGGTTGCGTCAGTGATGTTGAGAAAGTGCCATAGTCCAACCTTCAGGGCGATTACATTTCTGTAAGGTTGGTCGACGGAGCCGATCAGCACTTGGCGTGTTCGGCCTT
The genomic region above belongs to Pseudomonas benzenivorans and contains:
- a CDS encoding copper resistance system multicopper oxidase, which translates into the protein MQAKTSRRTFVKGLTAGGLLAGLGLWRTPVWAVTSPGQPTVLAGTDFELFIGESPVNITGKARTAMTINGSLPGPILHWREGDTVTLRVRNRLSEDTSIHWHGIILPANMDGVPGLSFHGIAPDGMYEYRFKVQQNGTYWYHSHSGLQEQAGVYGAIVIDAKEPEPFQYDRDYVVMLTDWTDEDPNRLMAKLKKQSDYYNFHKRTVGDFIDDVSEQGWAAAVADRKMWAEMKMSPTDLADVSGYTYTYLMNGQAPNGNWTGLFKPGEKLRLRFINGSAMSYFDVRIPGLKMTVVAADGLHVEPVSVDELRIAVAETYDVIVEPASAEAYTIFAQSMDRTGYARGTLAVREGLSAPVPEVDPRPLIGMDDMGMDHGSMAGMDHSQMAGMDHGSMAGMDHSQMAGMAAMGGQMQSHPASETNNPLVDMQTMMPTSKLDDPGMGLRDNGRRVLTYADLKSTFPDPDGREPSRTIELHLTGHMEKFAWSFDGIKFSDAEPLRLKYGERLRITLVNDTMMTHPIHLHGMWSDLEDDNGNFRVRKHTIDMPPGSKRSYRVTADALGRWAYHCHLLLHMEMGMFREVRVDE